The Juglans microcarpa x Juglans regia isolate MS1-56 chromosome 2D, Jm3101_v1.0, whole genome shotgun sequence DNA window TAAATTCCATACATTGAGAAGTCATGTACCTTAAGCCTGTGCGAGCACAACTAGATTTTTGAAAACTCAACATTTCATCAAGTTTCTgagttgtaattttttatttacattcttgaatctttttcaaatctatctCAAGTACACCTCATTGAGCTTGTAAGCTTGATACTTCAATTTCAGATATCTTTAGTGCCTTGGACAGGTTGCTCTTCTTATTTTCTGCAGCTGTAAGCCTTTTATACAGcttcttatttaatttcttcaGCTTGACCACCTCTTCACATAGATCATTGTAGGCTTCTTGTAAACTTAGCTCATGATAAACCACAACTAAGACCACCTCCAAATcactatcatcatcatcactctcAGATTTGGTTAGATTAACATCAGAGAATTCTCTAACAATAGCAGCAAAAGCTATAAATAAAGTTTCATCCTCAGATGATAAATTGATGTTTTCATATTCAGATTCGTCACTAAGAGTGACGTTAAGAGCTTTCCCTTTATTTCCTTTGAAATTGGGACACTCAATTCTTATGTGACCATATCTTGAGCATTTATGACACTTAACTTTATCTTTTTGCTAGGTTTATCCTTGTTCCATTTTTCAGAATCATTTCTTTTAGTAGGAAATTCCTtacctcttttttgttttccatttattttcttgttaaacatggattttttgaattttctagcAATAAGTGTTATATCCTCATCATTCAGATTTTCCTCATCAGAAAAATCTTCACGTTCttcttttaagatttttaatgcAATagacttacttttttttcatttgaggAGGTGAAGATTCATAGGTTTGTAGAGAACCTACTAATTCTTTGACCTTGATTGCATCCAAGTCCTTATTTTCCTCTATATGTAAGGCCTCGTGTTTGTGAGGCCCGGACCCGTGCGCAAAGGCCCAGCCCTTTCCCTTGGAGGAGTTCAAAATGGCGCCGTTTTGGGGTAGGTcccccttcttccttctccctctctttctctttcagtttcttttcttttctgggtTCCCCACTTCCAGACATCTCCCTCTCACCCGTTACCCACTTCCCTTCCCAATTTCATCTCTTTACTTTCGTTTGGTTTATTTTCGTGAGTCCGAGTTCCATGCCCTAacatttctccattttcttttccctcactttcGGTTTTTCTCTCAAAGtcgacgtctctctctctcacgttcCTCCATTACTGCAGATTAGTGTTTCTCTCTTCAAACTCGtcttttctctccctcttgcgCAGTGTCTTTATCTTTAGGTATCTCCCTCTCCTCTCAAGTCGACAcctttcctttttattgttttacttcattttattctCTGTTTCAATGCGCTGCCTGCTTTAGGTTTTTCCAGGTGGTGTTGTTGCGTTTTCTCCCTATTGGTTGTTTGGCTTTTAGACGTTCACCCACTCTCGCTTCTCTCTTGTTCTCTCCCATCTGTGAAGTGGTTAATCTTCTTGCCATAGTGTTGACGTCGAGCTCTGTCAAACGAGTAAGGAAACCGAGTGTTGTTTTACATTCCTTTTTCATGGTGTAAATTAGTGGCTTTTAATGTTATGATCAATGGAAAATTTCTACTGTTTATAATCAAATTTGAGGGCTTTGTAATCTGATGGTGTTTTGTTGTTGAAGAAGAATTATAAAGGGTGGCTATTGGGTTTGAAGTGGTGGTGTGGGAGGAGTTTTGAAattgtgtaatgttgttttggttaaattgttggTGGTTGCTTGGGGTTATGAGCTGCTGAAATGagtgtgatttattgattatttgagttgacattggttttggTGGGCGTATAGGACAATATCAAAATTAGTATatgatattttgggttgaagtgcgggctgtccagattattatatggttgttttagtgagttgtttttgctataatatggtttgggattatgagttttaattatttagatggaAGTTGTGTCAATTTTCTTTTAGCACTCagtgtatatttattttctatcaataggtgacgagattttTAGATGTCAAATTCAAGACATATATAATACGctgcaagagtcaggtaagcggggttcctatgctaggttttatacaagttaataagactaagattgactttatgaaaaattgcatattttgtgatgtaatggaaacttgaaaaaataaagatcaacctcggttgcttatttgcattattcatgaaatctgtgtgaaaaaggaaaaatattttctgacatgcattgtgtagacatgagttaatTTCTGTCATGTGATctctgaaatatgaaaaaagagtgatattgagaatctgaaaaattttgcatttatttagaaagatgtcttggcttttgttttcagtgtgtgtaaactatctgattctgttttggtactctgtattattttgatataacatcttaaaacctttggcatggtgtactgatttttgtatctgactctgtctctgttttgctctgctctgttatgctctgctttATTTgtgttggtaccaacttctctgtctctgagtgaacccactttggaaacaaagtggttttttgtggtctttcctgtgtgcacactcggggttccgagaaaaataagggaaagatttcactTCTGTCTCTGCCCTGTTTGGCCACCGgagttagcacaaccctaccacgggagtgaaacatggtctctgctctgtgtgatgctcggttttgatgtgatgatgatactcagtttttGTTATGTCAAAGTATTACAAGTTTtatttgtcttaaaaccatcgctctgttacgtttggaaaacatattttgttctgcatactgtacttcataaatgttcatatttgcgcgctagcatatgtcttctgcttactgagttgttgataactcacctcctATCTTCATAAtcttttcagatgatgtggagagtccaactgaggaccgggattagattggtgagctTGATTAAACTGAGGAGATgatgttaaaagaaggaatttTGATGTCCTTTAaatttaatgtctcttagatttaattttaacttgggtttagtaagacttatgaaattatcagtttggtttgttatgactaccaagagattgtggactccttagtttatttttgttctattgCGGTAATGTCTTTGTGGAGTTTTcaaggtgtttatttagaagacatgaaattgagttttgctaataaaatttattttggagatttattttagttgtgttgggaaatatgtttataaatgacaggtagtaattctccaagccacccgggcaatatatttattatgtgttgggaaatatgtttattttagttgtttgtaaatatgtttattatttaCAGTTGTTAACCTCATCTCTTGTCCATGCATCAATAACAGTCTCATGCTTAGTTCATCCTTGCTCTATTGCATGCCAAACCCACTCATCCAATGATTTGAGGAAGGCCCTCATCCGAACTTTTCAGTATGTATAGTTTTCTCCATCAAAGTGTGGTGGAGCTGATAATGACGACATGATCAACAAGAGAACGGATCACACTCGAATGAGTGAACCAttctctgatgccaattgaaattaacCAAGTACCCTTGTAGTTAGATCTCACGCTTCACCACACAATTAATCAAATTGATTAGTCACTTGTTAtgtaaataatcaaatatataaagtaataaaaGTGCTTAAGATCAATTTTGGTTATGAAGGGAAAACCTTTGAAAAACTCATCAAAAGTAAAATCTTACGGGACAGCCAAACTCAGAaaaatcaatcttattattagaaaattaattacaagtaaACCACAATTACAAAACCGTAatttgactctcttacttgaccagacaaacgactcgtttgtcttctaccgcaatAGTAGCTAGAACCTCTAACGATATTCAAACTATTGACTTCCCTCCTGGAACTTCAATGACTAAACTTGATCAATTCCACTCCGACACGAAGTAAGTACAAActcaaaaagagaaagagaaaaacactagaaaattcttcacaaaatttttttcacaCTCAAGCTCTTAAATCTCACATAGATCTCCAAGCTCTCTGAAAATTAACTGATCAAAAGATCCAACCCTCAGATGAAATCCTCAATTAAATAATCTGCCCAATGTTTGATATGTagtaggactctgctgacgGACTCAGTTTGTTAGGACTTTCAAGTGTAGTAAAAATCTACTGACAGGAGAACTATGTTGGGAAACGATATTGCTAACGATTCTGCTGACACCTGGCTCTGAATCTTCTTATCAGATATAGATTTCATTCAAATGGATAATTCTAGACTCCTTGAGCTTCGGATACACACTCTTATGATTTATCTAAGATATTATCTAATAACTgcttaattcaaattaaatgtttttaagtaaagataaaatatttacattcatccaatctCAAGAATCTCCCAACTTAAACAAATCTCTATCGTCTTAGTCAACTAATCCTAGCCAATCTCTTTTACATTtatacatctcatctcaacttgaCCCTCAAACATACAATCAAGCTGTCATGGACCCGAGATGGTGTGAGGTCATGCAAGCTGAATTGGATGCTCTTGAGCTCAACAAGACATGGGTATTGACTGATTTTGTCACTTGGAAAGAACCAATTAATTGTAAGTATGTCTACAAGACTAAGTTTCATTCAAATGGTACTATAAAGAGGTTAAAGGCCAAGCTAGTAGCCAAAGGCAACACACAAAAGGAGGGGATTGATTATCACGAGACTTTTTCTCTAGTGGCCAAGGTGGTCACAATTTGATGTCTTCTAGCTCTTGCAGCAATGAATGGTTGGCATTTGCAacaatttgatgtgaataatgtCTTCCTTCATGGAGAGCTAGAAGAGAAAATATACAATTTGCAAGCCACCTGGCTACACCAAAGGAAAACCTGGATAGGTTTGCAAACTTCTCAAGAGTTtgtatggccttaaacaagcaTCTAAACAATAGCATGCTAAGTTTTCCACTTCATTGATTCACTATGGTTTTCAACAGTCTAAGTCAGATTATAGCCTTTTCACAATGCTTATTGGAGACACTTTCACAGCTTTGTtagtttatgtagatgatatagTTGTTACTAGCAACTCTCTTGATTGCATCACTTCTCTCAAAAGTTTTGTGAATACTCAATTCAAGATTAAAGAACTTGGTTCACTTTGTTATTTCCTTGGCATTGAAGTAGCAAGATCTAGTCAAGGGATTCATTTGTGTCAAAGGAAATATGCCCTTGACATCTTGTCAAATTCGGGCACCCTTGGATCCAAACTTGCCAAACTTCCTATGGATCAAAATTAAGTCAATTTATGTCTGAGCCTACTGATGCTCATTTACATGCTGCTTACAAGATTTTGAAATACTTAAAGGGCAATCCAGGCGAAGGGATTTTGCTATCCTCTTCTTCCCCCTCGTAGCTGCAAGGGTATTTTGATTCAGATTAGGAATCATGCCCTGATACTCACAGATCCATTACAGGTTTTTGCATCTTCCTTGGGAATTCACTTGTCTCTTGGAAGTCTAAAAAGCAATCAATGGTCTCTCCTTTATCTGCAGAGGCTAAGTATCGAGCCATGTCAGCAACTTGCTATGAATTCACTTGGATCCAACAACTTCTAGCTGATATGCACATCTCATACTCCAATGTTGCCATTCTTCTCTGTGACAATCAAGCAGCCCTACATATTGTTTCTAACCCTGTCTTCCACAAGAGGACTAAGCATATTGAAGTCAATTGCCAccttattcaaaataaaattaaaggaacAATTGTGACTGCACATGTTCCTACTCATTCTCAATTGGCTGATATTTTTACTAAGGCAATCTCCTCTATAGTTCTCAATACTCTTCTttccaagatgggaatagtaAATCTCTATTCTCCATATTGCGGAGGTATTGGAAAATGATGATCATACTTCCCATGATCATAAGCTGATGACTGATGATGAAGTTGTTTTGCATAATAGCCCTCAAGTCAACCTAGATGATAAAGGGTAGCTGAagttttttatgtaatttagtagttagttatttttattctgaCATTTGCTGAGTTGTATAGCTTTTAGTGGTAGAGTTAGTTATTTTGGCAGAGAGTGAATATTCCTTTTTGGATCATGAGAAAGGCTATACAAAGTACTACATTTACTGCTTTTGTAAATTCAGTATTCATTGAATGAAGAAGATACAAAAGTTCTTCTGTAACCTGAACATTTCCCATTCAGCTTTCCTTCTTTTGTCTTATTTTTGCTTATCTCACACAAGTACCAACCACAGaaacataaaagagaaatttGTACTCgagaaggatatatatatatatatatatatatatatatatatatatatatatatgcacatacaTGTGCATGTACACATAGACATAAAAGAACGTGAGAACTGGGTAACAAAAACGAGTATTTCAGCTGGAGTATTAAAAAGACCATTTGAAGGTGTTGTGCCCTTCAGAAAGGTTCAATGAAATGTACAAACTCAAAACAGAGTCAAATTGACTCCAACTCAATGCCAAAGCACGTAGATCCGTGCATGGACTAGGTAGGTTAAGGTCATTTCAGAAGTTCCAACTGGATTGTGGTGGTCTAGACCTCTTCAGGGTTGGGTGAAGTTGAATACTGATGGTAGTAGTTTGGGTAATCCTAGTCCAGCTGGTGCTGGTGGTGTTATTCGTGATAGTTTGGGTTAGTTCCAAGTAGCTTATTCTGTTTTCTTGGGTCAGGGTTCTAACAATTTTGCTGAATTGAGAAGTTTGTGGGAGGGGGTTGAGAGGTGCTATCAGTTTGGTTTTTTCTGGGTTGAGAATGAGATGGATTCTCAGCTTGTTGTAAATTGGCTTACTAAAGATGTTTGTCATCTTTGGTAACTTGAGGATTATTGGGAGGATTTACTTGGCTATTTAGAGTGCATGGAGTTTCATGTGAATCATGTTTATCGTGAAGGAAATGTTGTGGCTGATTTTCTTGCCAAGAGAGGTGCAAGGGGTTCTGATATGGATTGGTACAATGATAGTGATCATCTGCCTAGCCAGTTGCATGGTCTTCTCAGAATGGATAGAATTGGTGTTTCTTATCTGTGCATTTCATAGCTTCTATCCCAGGTACGGTTTTTGGTTTTAGTTAGACCGACTTTCTATCATTATTTGCCTCTGTGGTTTTTTCTTCTTGcaagttttgattttgtttttgttttttgtcttggttttgtattggtttttttctttctgaacATTTAGTTTGTAGCTTGTTTGTTGATTTAGATGTTTGGGagttgggttttttattttgcttatttGTACATCCCAGGCGTCTAAAGTTTGTAACcatggttttcctccgccataagtgaaggctatcaataaaattgaagtaccgtcctctttccaaaaaataaaaaataaaaaagccttGGTGACACATTCCTCAAATCTTGTTGCTTAATCGGCCTTTTCTTGTCATTACCTTTTTCTTATGAATCAAAATGCTGACATTCGATCATATGATATCGCTTCTGTCAGGGGTTAGGTGTAGACTCAACTCGGTGTTTGTTCTAAGTAGTTGTCAATTGCCTATCGTTTCTACTGTCTTCTAGTTgttccttttccttttgataATACAAgcagttaatatatatatatatatatatatatatatatatattatcattttaatttcatatcaaTGTCATTCTGTCAGCAAGTTGTCCTTTTGGTTACCCAGAAAGGGATAACATGAAAGTTGTATCATATGTTGATTTTGGCCTCTGAAAAAGTAAACCATTGATAGAAATCTAATACAATTCCTTCAAATACAGAGCTGATTTACTCTAAGAAATATGCACCGAGAAGCATATGCAACGATTCTACATTCAGCTCATGTTTATGTTTGTGGAGCCATTGCTGCTGCCCAGAGCATCCGCATGTCTGGCTCCACAAGAGACCTTGTCATACTTGTGGATGAAACGATCAGTGCCTATCACAGAAGTGGACTTGAAGCTGCAGGTTGGAAGATCAAGACAATCCAGAGGATCAGGAACCCAAAAGCTGAGAAAGATGCCTATAACGAATGGAATTACAGCAAGTTCCGGTTATGGCAGTTAAACAGATTATGACAAGATCATTTTCATCGATGCTGATTTGCTCATACTCAGAAACATTGATTTCTTATTTGGGATGCCAGAAATTTCTGCAACGGGGAACAATGGCACACTCTTTAACTCCGGTGTCATGGTTGTTGAGCCTTCAAACTGCACTTTCCAGCTTTTGATGGATCACATCAATGAGATTGAGTCGTATAATGGGGGGGGGGACCAAGGATACTTGAATGAGATTTTCACATGGTGGCATAGGATTCCAAAACACATGAATTTCTTGAAGCATTTCTGGGTTGGTGACGAGGAAGAAGTTAAGGAGATGAAAACTAAACTCTTTGGCTCCGAGCCTCCAATTCTCTATGTCCTTCACTATCTGGGAGTGAAGCCATGGCTGTGCTTCCGTGATTATGATTGTAATTGGAATGTTGATATATTCCAAGAATTTGCAAGTGACGTTGCACATGAAAGGTGGTGGAAAGTACATGATGCAATGCCTGTGCTATTGCAGCAGTTCTACCTCTTGAGATCAAAGCAAAAGGCGCAGCTAGAATGGGACCGTATGCAAGCCGAGAAAGCAAACTACACAGACGGGCATTGGAACATTAAAGTTAGAGATCGACGTATAAAGAAATGCATAGACAATATCTGCTCCTGGAAGAACATGTTGAAGCACTGGGGTGAGACAAATTGGACAGATGACGAGTCTTTTACTCCAACACCACCTGCAATTTCTACTGCATCTCTCCCTGTCGTGTGAATCCTGGGCTCTCTTTTGGCCCGGAAACTTGTTCCTTCAGTTTCTATTTCCTCACTGTTTTCATGCCTTCTCTTTGTAGGTGACATAGTTTCCAAGAAGGGGTTCATTTTTTCCCCACCTTTTAAAGGCCCAAAAGTGCTTGAGATCCATTCTTTACTCTGGGTACCGTAAACATCATCACCTCACCTCTTATAGAATCGATCCATTTACAGTTACATGCATGTTTGTACCCAAATTGCCTGTCGTGATAAGAGAACTTTCTGATTTTACACTACCTATATGTAATGCCCCGATCTCGGATGGGTCGGGGAGTTACTCTGTGTcacttaaaaaatcataaatcacaCTTTAGATATAAAATCTAACTCCTTAATTACTCATAAATGTAATGCCCTAAACCCAGTTGgcctggagaattactacctgacacttaagaacatgttttccaacacaactaaaataaaactccaaaactttattagcaaaactcaatctcaagtactctaaataaccacattgaaactctacaaagttattactgcagcaaaataagctaaggagtccaaaatctcccggtagtcataacaaaccaaactaataacttcaaaagtcttactaaactcaagcctaagatataattaaatctaaaagacataagacatcagaattccttcttctaacatcatctctcagcttaatcatgctcaccaatctaatctaggtcctcagttggactctccacatcatctgaaaaatattatgaagatagggggtgagttatcaacaactcagtaagcagaaatcatatgctagcgtgtaaacatgagcatttacaaagtagagcatgcagaacaaaatattttccagagttatcatgcagaacagaacatattttcaaaagtaacagagcgatggttttaagacaagtaaaactcatagtgctttggcataacataaactgagtatcatcatcagatcaaaacagagcattaaacagagcagagaccatgtttcacccccgtggtagggttgtgctaaccccggtggccaaaccaggcagagacagaggtgaaatctttcctttattcttctcggagccccgagtatgcacacaggaaagaccacaataaaaccactttgtttccaaagtggatgcactcagagacagagaagttggtaccaacccaaacagagcagagcataacagagtagagcagagcagagcagagacagagtcagatacaaaaaccagtacaccatgccaaaggttttcagatgttatatcaaaataatacagagtatcaaaacagaatcagacagtttacacacactgaacacaaaatatcttttcaaataaatgcacaccttttcatattctcaatatggctcatttttcagatttcagaaatcacatgacagaatttagctcatgtctacacaatgcatgtcagaacatatttttctctttttcgtacagatttcatgagtatgcaaataaacgaccgaggttggttttgtttttcccaaattctcatttcaccacaaaaatatgtaaagttttcataaaataacctcagtctcaaataattcgtgtaaggtctagcataggaaccccgcttacctgactcctgcagcgcattatctgacttgaatacggtctctatccgtctcgtcacctattcataaaaataatataaactaaatattaaagtccaacaacacaaaattggtctagacaacttaatacccaatttctagaccataattcagtaagtttaatcaaactcaatcagccaaataataatccggacagcccacacttcgacccaaaatattctataccaatctcaatattgtccaatacaagcatcaaaaccaatgtcaactcaaattccaataactcacacttattcctacagttcgcagtcccaaacaattactaacaatttaatcaggacgacactacacactactctctctccgttcacaactccacaacaggaaaaaaaatatctcaacacttctagatgttaaaaggccgcaacaaacccttctaaacatttccaatacatcaaaccaataatccaaaaatatatcgtCACTttctaaaaatcatcaatattcaccatgaccaacgtcaaactcaaaacaccaatatttaaatccgaaacaactaacaaatttcatagcataaaccaatctcacacaaacaactccatcatccaatctaaCTGATCCCCTTACtactcggactcagtccggtaccaccaataaattaacagtaaatatgaattagagcataaatacatttaaatctcaaaagttctttgggaaaaatacttacaatgctataatataatttttgagagatcacagaggtgctagaagcggcaacgcagcaacaaaacagtgccaaaagcactgtggccgtgggtctcaaaaactcacttttgaacgggtgtaaacgaagactcgagattgatagggtagggcttagggatgtcggtgaagatagtggtggtggtggttggccgtgggtagcggcgcaataggcggttgaagtgcaaaaatacccaaaacggaaatgttgatggtcgagcttcaccggtgacagatcggaggtggggttgggtccattgggttgctagaaggtcgaggatgatgtggtgagaagatggtggccgggggtggcgcgacggcggcgcagcggcgcaaggagtgccgcggcttggtgatgCGCGTGGGAGCTAACGGCGGCTCGGTTGGGGTTGAGATTACAGGGGGTGGTCGCTGGTGGCTGGGAAGGACAgtgggccgggcggtgtcgGGCACGGCAGCGCGAGGTGGCGGggctgggtggaagaagaaacggacggagagagaaagggggagagtcGTGCCGCGcacgggagaggagaggagaaaaagaaaagaaaaaggagaa harbors:
- the LOC121249273 gene encoding LOW QUALITY PROTEIN: UDP-glucuronate:xylan alpha-glucuronosyltransferase 1-like (The sequence of the model RefSeq protein was modified relative to this genomic sequence to represent the inferred CDS: deleted 1 base in 1 codon), whose product is LRNMHREAYATILHSAHVYVCGAIAAAQSIRMSGSTRDLVILVDETISAYHRSGLEAAGWKIKTIQRIRNPKAEKDAYNEWNYSKFRLWQLTDYDKIIFIDADLLILRNIDFLFGMPEISATGNNGTLFNSGVMVVEPSNCTFQLLMDHINEIESYNGGGDQGYLNEIFTWWHRIPKHMNFLKHFWVGDEEEVKEMKTKLFGSEPPILYVLHYLGVKPWLCFRDYDCNWNVDIFQEFASDVAHERWWKVHDAMPVLLQQFYLLRSKQKAQLEWDRMQAEKANYTDGHWNIKVRDRRIKKCIDNICSWKNMLKHWGETNWTDDESFTPTPPAISTASLPVV